From Buchnera aphidicola (Aphis helianthi), the proteins below share one genomic window:
- the trpB gene encoding tryptophan synthase subunit beta, producing the protein MTLLNPYFGEFGGMYVPQILMPALHELEKNFVISKKDLSFQQKFLYLLKNYAGRPTPLTLCANLTKGTKTRIYLKREDLLHGGAHKTNQVLGQAMLAIQMKKKAIIAETGAGQHGVATAIACALLNLKCKIYMGFKDIERQKPNVFRMKLMGAEVISVKSGSGTLKDACNEALRDWSNSYKYTHYMIGTAAGPHPYPKIVKEFQKIIGEETKKQILQQEKKLPDSIIACVGGGSNAIGIFSDFINEKVNLIGVEPAGQGINTGKHGAPLSHGRTGIYFGMKSYLMQNEEGQIQKSWSISAGLDFPSVGPEHAWLNSIKRAQYVSITDEEALEAFQILSKKEGIIPALESSHALAYALKIMNLNPDKNQVLIVNLSGRGDKDIFTVSEILKNRKKL; encoded by the coding sequence ATGACTTTGCTAAACCCTTATTTCGGTGAATTTGGAGGCATGTATGTTCCTCAAATATTAATGCCAGCTTTACATGAGTTAGAAAAAAATTTTGTTATCTCTAAAAAAGATTTAAGTTTTCAACAAAAATTTTTATATCTCTTAAAAAATTATGCAGGAAGACCTACACCATTAACTTTATGTGCTAACTTAACTAAAGGTACAAAAACACGCATTTACTTAAAAAGAGAAGATTTATTACATGGTGGAGCACATAAAACTAATCAAGTACTAGGTCAAGCAATGTTAGCTATTCAAATGAAAAAAAAAGCAATTATTGCTGAAACAGGTGCAGGTCAACACGGCGTAGCTACTGCAATTGCTTGTGCATTATTAAATTTAAAATGTAAAATTTATATGGGTTTTAAAGATATTGAACGTCAAAAACCAAATGTATTTCGAATGAAATTAATGGGGGCAGAAGTTATATCTGTTAAAAGTGGTTCTGGAACTTTGAAAGATGCATGTAACGAAGCATTAAGAGATTGGTCTAATAGTTATAAATATACACATTATATGATAGGCACTGCTGCAGGTCCACATCCTTATCCAAAAATTGTTAAAGAATTTCAAAAAATAATTGGCGAAGAAACAAAGAAACAAATTTTACAACAAGAAAAAAAATTACCAGATTCAATTATAGCATGTGTTGGAGGAGGTTCAAATGCTATTGGTATATTTTCCGATTTTATAAATGAAAAAGTTAATTTAATTGGTGTAGAACCAGCAGGTCAAGGTATAAATACAGGTAAACATGGTGCACCTTTAAGTCATGGTAGAACAGGTATTTATTTTGGTATGAAATCTTATTTAATGCAAAATGAAGAGGGCCAAATTCAAAAATCTTGGTCTATTTCTGCAGGTTTAGATTTTCCTTCAGTCGGTCCTGAACATGCTTGGTTAAATAGCATTAAACGTGCTCAATATGTTTCAATTACCGATGAAGAAGCATTGGAAGCATTTCAAATTTTATCTAAAAAAGAAGGTATTATTCCAGCTTTAGAATCTTCTCATGCATTAGCTTATGCCTTAAAAATAATGAATCTTAATCCGGATAAAAATCAAGTGTTAATTGTCAACCTTTCTGGTCGTGGAGATAAAGATATTTTTACAGTAAGTGAAATTTTAAAAAATAGGAAAAAACTGTGA
- the trpCF gene encoding bifunctional indole-3-glycerol-phosphate synthase TrpC/phosphoribosylanthranilate isomerase TrpF, with amino-acid sequence MQETILDKIIRDKVDWIKHRKKIEPFKDIKNKINIKTRNFYNVLKNKNPFFILECKKSSPSLGIIKKKFNLIKITNVYKKYASVISVLTDEKYFHGNLKFINIVRNNVSQPILCKDFFIDPYQVYLARYYNADAILLMLSILSNQQYIILSKIAKKLNMGVLTEVNNIEELNRAIELDALIIGINNRNLHDLSIDLNRTRILSPLIKDKIVISESGIEKNYQIRELSKIVNGFLIGSSLMSKRNLEISTKCLLFGHNKVCGLTRSIDAQISEKYGSVYGGLIFAENSLRKITKKIAKNIILNSNLKYIGIFQDQDINTILEISNELNLYAIQLHGDENQKYINSLRKKLPKDIKIWKAFSIQSKLPLLNWNYVNKYLFDSAFGGSNTSFNWSILKNYTLNDVILAGGINIDNITLALKLNCFGLDLNSGIEISPGIKDHNKIKLIFQKLRSE; translated from the coding sequence ATGCAAGAAACAATACTTGACAAAATTATAAGAGATAAAGTAGATTGGATTAAACACAGAAAAAAAATAGAACCTTTTAAAGATATAAAAAATAAAATTAATATAAAAACTCGAAATTTTTATAATGTTTTAAAAAATAAAAATCCCTTTTTTATTTTAGAATGTAAAAAATCATCCCCTTCTTTAGGAATTATCAAAAAAAAATTTAATTTAATTAAAATTACTAATGTGTATAAAAAATATGCTTCTGTAATTTCAGTTCTAACAGATGAAAAATATTTTCATGGAAATTTAAAATTCATAAATATTGTAAGAAATAATGTTTCTCAGCCAATTTTATGTAAAGATTTTTTTATTGATCCATATCAAGTTTATTTAGCTCGATATTATAATGCAGATGCTATTTTACTAATGTTATCTATTTTAAGTAACCAACAATATATTATATTATCTAAAATAGCAAAAAAATTAAATATGGGAGTTTTAACAGAAGTTAACAATATTGAAGAATTAAATCGTGCAATTGAATTAGATGCTTTAATTATTGGAATTAATAATCGTAATTTACATGATTTATCTATCGATTTAAATCGAACTCGAATTTTATCTCCATTAATAAAAGATAAAATAGTTATTAGCGAATCAGGTATAGAAAAAAATTATCAAATAAGAGAATTAAGTAAAATTGTTAATGGTTTTTTAATTGGATCAAGTTTAATGTCAAAAAGAAATTTAGAAATTAGTACAAAATGCTTACTTTTTGGTCATAATAAAGTATGTGGATTAACTCGCTCTATTGATGCTCAGATAAGTGAAAAATATGGTTCAGTTTATGGTGGATTAATTTTTGCAGAAAACTCGCTTCGTAAAATTACAAAAAAAATAGCGAAAAATATTATTTTAAATAGTAATTTAAAATATATAGGTATATTTCAAGATCAAGATATAAATACTATTTTAGAAATTTCTAATGAATTAAATTTATATGCAATACAATTGCATGGGGATGAAAATCAAAAATATATTAATTCATTAAGAAAAAAATTACCGAAAGATATTAAAATTTGGAAAGCATTTTCTATTCAATCAAAATTACCTTTGCTTAATTGGAATTATGTTAATAAATATCTATTTGATTCTGCTTTTGGAGGAAGTAATACATCATTTAATTGGTCAATTTTAAAAAACTATACATTAAATGATGTAATATTAGCCGGAGGTATTAATATTGATAATATTACTCTTGCGTTAAAATTAAATTGTTTTGGATTAGATCTAAATTCCGGAATAGAAATATCACCTGGTATTAAAGATCATAATAAAATAAAATTAATTTTTCAAAAATTAAGATCTGAATAA
- a CDS encoding pseudouridine synthase, whose protein sequence is MKEKIQKILSDLGYGSRRYIESIIKEGNVLINGKKAIIGQYLDKKNPGEVFLNKQKIVFKTNKKLKIIIYNKPIGEICTRNDPKKRPTVFDKLPDLNFSRWINIGRLDINTKGLLLFTNDGNLANKLMHPKSQIEREYYIRVFGKINKNTIDILKKGVKIKDDYISFKSIQPIFNYKSKNKWFKGILCEGKNREIRLIFNAIKCQVNKLIRIRYGNICLPKNLKEGDWKKLNYTSLNNLCNLIK, encoded by the coding sequence ATGAAAGAAAAAATACAAAAAATACTTTCTGATTTAGGATATGGTTCTCGTCGTTATATAGAATCAATAATTAAAGAAGGAAATGTATTGATAAACGGAAAAAAAGCAATTATTGGGCAATATTTAGATAAAAAAAATCCTGGAGAAGTCTTTCTTAATAAACAAAAAATAGTTTTTAAAACAAATAAAAAATTAAAAATTATTATCTATAATAAACCTATAGGTGAAATTTGTACTAGAAACGATCCAAAAAAAAGACCAACTGTATTTGATAAATTACCTGATTTGAATTTTAGTAGATGGATTAATATTGGTCGATTGGATATAAATACTAAGGGATTATTATTATTTACAAATGATGGAAATTTAGCAAATAAACTTATGCATCCAAAAAGCCAAATTGAACGTGAATATTATATACGTGTTTTTGGTAAAATAAATAAAAATACAATAGATATTTTAAAAAAAGGAGTTAAAATTAAAGACGATTATATTTCATTTAAAAGTATTCAACCAATTTTTAATTATAAAAGTAAAAACAAATGGTTTAAGGGTATTTTATGTGAAGGTAAAAATCGAGAAATTAGATTAATTTTTAATGCAATAAAATGTCAAGTAAATAAATTAATTAGAATACGGTATGGAAATATTTGTTTGCCAAAAAATTTAAAAGAAGGAGATTGGAAAAAATTAAATTACACATCATTAAATAATTTATGTAATTTAATTAAATAA
- a CDS encoding inositol monophosphatase family protein yields MHPMLNIAIRAIRKGGNIIAQNYDAQKFIKEDFEKKQYFIKKVMYKTYQTISEIIYKYYPNHIIIKKNTNYIFNDKKILWIINELDGKKNFIKNFPHFCISIAVIIKKNTEISVIYDPIKNDLFTSVRGQGSQLNGYRTRCANINSLSDTTISTNLIFQEIQFKSYFKIYKKLILSGISFRYTGSTLLDLAYVSSGRIDCLIVNCDSLNSPNFIAGQAQALESGCLTSNFQEKNVDLNLNLTSSSKFIKLITEKIRECYVVSKDITLS; encoded by the coding sequence ATGCACCCGATGTTAAATATTGCAATTCGTGCTATTCGAAAGGGAGGGAATATTATTGCACAAAATTATGATGCTCAAAAATTTATTAAAGAAGATTTCGAAAAAAAACAGTATTTTATTAAAAAAGTAATGTACAAAACATATCAAACAATTAGTGAAATTATTTATAAATATTACCCAAATCATATAATTATTAAAAAAAATACTAATTATATTTTTAATGATAAAAAAATTTTATGGATTATCAATGAATTAGATGGTAAAAAAAATTTTATTAAAAATTTTCCACATTTTTGCATATCAATAGCAGTAATAATAAAAAAAAATACAGAAATATCAGTAATATATGATCCTATAAAAAATGATTTATTTACCTCTGTTCGAGGTCAAGGTTCACAATTAAATGGATATCGTACTCGATGTGCTAATATAAATAGTTTAAGTGATACTACAATATCAACAAATCTAATATTCCAAGAAATACAGTTTAAATCTTATTTCAAGATATATAAAAAATTAATTTTATCTGGTATTTCATTTAGATATACTGGATCAACTTTACTTGATTTAGCATATGTATCTTCTGGTAGAATAGATTGTTTAATCGTTAACTGTGATTCATTAAATTCTCCTAATTTTATTGCTGGACAAGCACAAGCATTAGAATCTGGATGCTTAACAAGTAACTTTCAAGAAAAAAATGTAGATCTTAATCTAAATTTAACTAGTAGTTCTAAATTTATCAAATTAATTACTGAAAAAATACGTGAATGTTATGTAGTTAGTAAAGATATAACATTAAGTTAA
- the trpA gene encoding tryptophan synthase subunit alpha: MSRYKKMFEKKTLLKEGCFVPFVVIGDPSLNMSIKIIEILIKSGADALELGIPFSDPLADGPIIQKSNLRALSKNYGILKCFEIIQIIRKKYSNIPIGILLYANLIYSQGIKNFYKQCSKYDLDSVLIADVPIEEYSLFYKYANKFNIDSIFICPPDADDNFLSQLSSYARGYIYLLSRPGVTGIEKKTIALSNKFIKNVKKYNNIPLLQGFGIKNSIQIKKSILSGVNGVICGSAIINIIEKNLNKENEILNKIKNFSYKLIQSTKFI, from the coding sequence GTGAGTCGTTATAAAAAAATGTTTGAAAAAAAAACATTACTTAAAGAAGGATGCTTTGTTCCATTTGTCGTTATAGGTGATCCTTCTTTAAACATGTCAATAAAAATTATTGAAATATTAATTAAAAGTGGAGCAGATGCATTAGAATTAGGAATTCCATTTTCAGATCCATTAGCAGATGGACCTATTATTCAAAAATCGAATTTACGTGCTTTATCTAAAAATTATGGTATTTTAAAGTGTTTTGAAATTATTCAAATAATACGTAAAAAATATTCAAATATACCTATAGGTATATTATTATATGCTAATCTTATATATAGTCAGGGTATAAAAAATTTTTATAAACAATGTTCAAAATATGATTTAGATTCTGTATTAATAGCTGATGTACCTATTGAAGAATATAGTCTTTTTTATAAATATGCTAATAAATTTAACATTGATTCGATTTTTATATGCCCTCCAGATGCAGATGATAATTTTTTATCTCAACTTTCTTCATATGCAAGGGGTTATATTTATTTGTTATCTCGTCCTGGTGTTACTGGAATTGAAAAAAAAACAATTGCACTTTCAAATAAGTTTATAAAAAATGTAAAAAAATATAATAATATTCCATTATTGCAAGGTTTTGGAATTAAAAATTCTATACAAATTAAAAAATCGATTTTATCAGGAGTTAATGGTGTAATATGTGGTTCAGCAATTATAAACATTATTGAAAAAAATTTAAATAAAGAAAATGAAATTCTAAATAAAATAAAAAATTTTAGTTATAAGTTAATACAATCTACAAAATTTATTTAA
- a CDS encoding DMT family transporter: MKKIIIILLFSLVSITWGTTWIAMKIAVETIPPLFATGIRFLIASPLLIILAYITKVPLLFPYGQRNFQILISLFYFSIPFTLMLYGGKHVSSSIASVIFSNMPVIVLMLSAFFLKKKIDLIKKIGIFIALVTLFFILLIYLKSEHFIQWKGVLALILALLSHALIYIVCQRKCTNVSVITFNALPSLISGVFLSTISWFLEHPNIHSFSYKSILAIFYLGDFSGIFGILSYFYLQQKVSSFYASTVFLIFPLISYILEIYLFKKTFFLYKLWCVLPLFIGILLTLLPINFFKNIKRCIDERKNTKNTF; this comes from the coding sequence ATGAAAAAAATAATAATAATATTATTATTTTCCTTGGTCTCCATTACTTGGGGAACTACTTGGATAGCTATGAAAATTGCTGTAGAAACAATCCCACCATTATTTGCTACTGGGATACGATTTTTAATTGCTTCTCCTTTACTTATTATACTTGCTTATATTACGAAGGTACCCCTATTATTTCCGTATGGTCAAAGAAATTTTCAAATTCTTATTTCTTTATTTTATTTTTCAATACCTTTTACGCTAATGCTATATGGAGGAAAACATGTAAGTTCTTCTATTGCTTCAGTTATTTTTTCAAATATGCCAGTTATTGTATTAATGCTTTCTGCTTTTTTTTTAAAAAAAAAAATAGATTTAATTAAAAAAATTGGTATATTTATTGCTTTAGTTACATTATTTTTTATTTTATTAATATATTTAAAATCAGAACACTTTATTCAATGGAAGGGTGTTTTAGCTTTAATATTAGCATTACTTAGTCATGCATTAATTTATATAGTATGCCAAAGAAAATGCACTAATGTTTCTGTTATTACATTTAACGCATTACCATCTTTAATATCTGGAGTATTTTTATCAACTATTTCTTGGTTTTTAGAACATCCTAATATTCATTCATTTTCTTATAAGTCAATTCTAGCTATTTTTTATCTTGGAGATTTTTCTGGTATTTTTGGTATTTTATCTTATTTTTATTTACAGCAAAAAGTAAGTTCATTTTATGCTTCTACTGTTTTTTTAATTTTTCCATTAATTTCTTATATTTTAGAAATTTATTTATTTAAAAAAACATTTTTTTTATATAAATTATGGTGTGTTTTACCTCTTTTTATAGGAATATTATTAACATTACTTCCTATAAATTTTTTTAAAAATATTAAAAGGTGTATTGATGAAAGAAAAAATACAAAAAATACTTTCTGA
- the trpD gene encoding anthranilate phosphoribosyltransferase: MQNIFKKIYKLECLNQEESYRLFGSITSGKINEIQLASIITAMHVRNESMEEILGAIYAFLETMKLFPRPNYVFSDIVGTGGDNKNTINISTASAFVASYCGFKIIKHCNQGVSSTSGSSNLLKKFKINLNPSLKNSLKTLDKLNICFLFAPQYHNSFKHVSNIRKILKIKTIFNLLGPFLNPSRPLLTVIGVYKKDLINPMIKILKKLKYQRGIILHGNGTDEVTLNGITYISELLNKKIYSYQLEAKDFGLKSHPKEIYKINSSEESYDIIKKIMQGKGDKLHEELIAVNVAILLKNFGYTNLKNNTKMILNKIRSGEIYKHIIKISNMLKEDK, translated from the coding sequence ATGCAAAATATATTTAAAAAAATTTATAAATTAGAATGTTTAAATCAAGAAGAAAGTTATCGATTATTTGGATCCATTACTTCTGGTAAAATAAATGAAATACAATTAGCATCTATTATAACTGCTATGCATGTTCGTAATGAATCAATGGAAGAAATATTAGGTGCAATTTATGCTTTTTTAGAAACAATGAAGTTATTTCCTAGACCTAATTATGTATTTTCTGATATAGTTGGCACAGGTGGAGATAACAAAAATACAATAAATATTTCAACCGCTAGTGCTTTTGTTGCTTCTTATTGTGGATTTAAAATTATTAAACACTGTAATCAAGGCGTTTCAAGCACATCAGGTTCATCTAATCTTTTAAAAAAATTTAAAATTAATTTAAATCCATCCTTAAAAAACTCCTTAAAAACTTTAGACAAATTAAATATTTGTTTTTTATTTGCTCCTCAATATCATAATAGTTTTAAACATGTTTCCAATATTCGAAAAATTTTAAAAATTAAAACGATTTTTAATTTATTAGGACCATTTTTAAACCCTTCTCGTCCCTTACTTACAGTAATAGGAGTTTATAAAAAAGATTTAATAAATCCTATGATTAAAATTTTAAAAAAATTAAAATATCAAAGAGGTATTATACTTCATGGTAATGGAACGGATGAAGTAACACTAAATGGTATCACATATATTTCAGAATTATTGAATAAAAAAATTTATTCATATCAATTAGAAGCAAAGGATTTTGGTTTAAAATCGCATCCTAAAGAAATATATAAAATAAATTCTTCGGAAGAAAGCTATGATATTATTAAAAAAATTATGCAAGGAAAAGGAGACAAATTACACGAAGAATTAATTGCTGTAAATGTTGCGATTTTATTAAAAAATTTTGGATATACAAATTTAAAAAATAATACAAAAATGATATTAAATAAAATCCGTAGTGGTGAAATTTATAAACATATAATTAAAATTTCTAATATGCTAAAAGAAGATAAATAA
- the rlmN gene encoding 23S rRNA (adenine(2503)-C(2))-methyltransferase RlmN: protein MNTNINLNIVNSKINLLNLSPKQIQLFLKSIGAKNFTSEQIMQWIYSHNCFDFNKMLNISKNIREKLNQTSYLKISNFSEEQISFDGTMKWITFLNNKKIETVYIPEKKRSTLCVSSQIGCALKCDFCATGKQGFYRNLTVSEIISQILQAKKRIDNKKITNIVFMGMGEPLLNLNNVVSALKIILNKNGFGLSKRRITVSTSGIVPAINKLSQKIDINLAISLHAPNNYIRNLIMPINKKYNIESLLTAVSRYLKHSNANRNGVTIEYVMLQNINDSNQNAEELACILKKVPSKINLIPWNSFKNSSFISSTPDKINIFANILRQKGFNTTIRKNRGEDINAACGQLTGNMINRSKNHL, encoded by the coding sequence ATGAATACAAATATCAATTTAAATATTGTTAATTCTAAAATTAATTTATTAAATTTAAGTCCTAAACAAATTCAATTATTTCTTAAATCTATAGGAGCAAAGAATTTTACTTCGGAACAAATTATGCAATGGATTTATAGTCATAATTGTTTTGATTTTAATAAAATGTTAAATATTAGTAAAAATATTAGAGAAAAACTAAATCAAACTTCTTATTTAAAGATATCAAATTTTTCAGAAGAACAAATATCATTTGACGGTACAATGAAATGGATTACATTTTTAAACAATAAAAAAATAGAAACAGTTTATATACCAGAAAAAAAACGATCTACTCTTTGTGTTTCATCGCAAATCGGTTGTGCTTTAAAATGCGATTTTTGTGCTACAGGAAAACAAGGATTTTATAGAAATTTAACAGTATCTGAAATTATTTCGCAAATTTTACAAGCTAAAAAAAGAATAGATAATAAAAAAATAACTAATATAGTATTTATGGGAATGGGTGAACCATTGTTAAATTTAAATAATGTTGTTTCAGCGTTAAAAATTATTTTAAATAAAAATGGATTCGGATTATCCAAACGTCGTATTACTGTATCAACTTCAGGAATTGTACCAGCAATAAATAAACTCAGTCAAAAAATTGATATTAACTTAGCAATTTCTTTACATGCTCCAAATAATTATATTAGAAATCTTATTATGCCAATTAATAAAAAATATAATATTGAGTCTCTTTTAACCGCAGTATCTAGATATTTAAAACACTCTAATGCAAATCGAAATGGTGTTACTATAGAATATGTAATGCTTCAAAATATTAATGATTCTAATCAAAATGCTGAAGAATTAGCTTGTATTTTAAAAAAAGTACCTAGTAAAATTAATCTTATTCCTTGGAATTCTTTTAAAAATTCGAGTTTTATATCTAGTACACCGGATAAAATCAATATTTTTGCAAATATTTTAAGGCAAAAAGGATTTAATACGACAATTAGAAAGAATAGAGGTGAAGATATTAATGCTGCTTGTGGTCAATTAACAGGAAATATGATCAATCGTAGTAAAAATCATTTATAA
- the topA gene encoding type I DNA topoisomerase, which yields MYKSLVIVESPVKAKTINQYLGDKYIVKSSVGHVRDLLSNQSKKRKKKKNSFSEYYQKQFIVQKMGINPYKNWNVEYHILPGKEKIVNELKNIAKNVDRIYLATDLDREGEAIAWHLKEVIGGDSSKFIRVVFNEITQHSIEKAFKNVGQINMNRVYAQQARRFMDRIVGYMISPLLWEKICRGLSAGRVQSVAVRIVVEREEEIKNFIAKEHWKINISFLTSEKKNIVLELTHYKNKKITLNNEKKVNLIIEKIKHQSFYVTDRKDKILYQKPPAPFITSTLQQSSSLHLGFSVKKTMFLAQKLYEEGYITYMRTDSFFLSNHAIKKARNYIKNYYGNNFLPIKPNIYLNKKYSQEAHEAIRPTDVEVTTINQNRMSSDAIKLYKLIWNRFIACQMKSKKYKSIIIKVITDKFKLKTSVNIILFKGWTKIIQKSNIITCNFSEINVGDILFIEKILPTKIFTKPSPRFNEASLVRELEKKGIGRPSTYASIITKIKDKGYLKIENNKFYATKIGAILINQLKKCFTDLVDYDFTARMEKKLDQISDNKISWKNVLNIFFENFSKQFEQAKKPPEEGGMANNITILTNINCSICNKKMGIKTAITGVFLSCSGYNLKPKERCKNTINLISLNDANLINKDNMTIKKLKRKCEKCHIIMDEYLINDKLKIYICTNSPICTIFYIKKGKFESPIYLSKTLYCEKCKNNMLLKIGKFGKFFMCVNKMCKNTRKILSNGEIAQPKLEPIPFPDISCIKSDAWFVLREGISGIFFAAHTFPKSRETRSPLVEELAQFKHLLPKKLHYLADAPKTDKEGNKTIVCFDKLNKKQYIASKKEGKFTGWSAFFVKNKWLISNKS from the coding sequence ATGTATAAATCTCTAGTTATAGTTGAATCACCAGTTAAAGCAAAAACTATAAACCAATATTTAGGTGATAAATATATAGTAAAATCTAGTGTTGGTCATGTACGAGACTTATTAAGTAATCAATCTAAAAAAAGAAAAAAAAAGAAAAATTCTTTTTCAGAATATTATCAAAAACAATTTATAGTTCAGAAAATGGGGATTAATCCATATAAAAATTGGAACGTTGAATATCACATTTTACCTGGTAAGGAAAAAATTGTTAATGAACTAAAAAATATTGCAAAAAACGTTGATCGTATATATCTTGCTACAGATTTAGATCGAGAAGGAGAAGCAATAGCTTGGCATTTAAAAGAAGTTATCGGAGGAGATTCTTCTAAATTTATTCGTGTAGTATTTAATGAAATAACTCAACATTCAATCGAGAAAGCTTTTAAAAATGTTGGTCAAATTAATATGAATCGAGTTTATGCACAACAAGCTCGTAGATTTATGGATCGAATTGTAGGATATATGATTTCTCCTTTATTATGGGAAAAAATTTGTAGAGGTTTGTCTGCAGGTCGAGTACAATCAGTAGCTGTTAGAATTGTTGTAGAACGAGAAGAAGAAATAAAAAATTTTATAGCAAAAGAACATTGGAAAATCAATATTAGTTTCCTTACATCTGAAAAAAAAAATATTGTTTTAGAACTTACGCATTATAAAAATAAAAAAATTACTTTAAACAATGAAAAAAAAGTAAACTTAATAATTGAAAAAATTAAACATCAATCTTTCTACGTGACTGATCGAAAAGATAAAATTTTATATCAAAAACCACCTGCTCCTTTTATTACTTCTACTTTGCAACAATCATCTAGTCTTCATTTAGGTTTTAGCGTAAAAAAAACTATGTTTTTAGCTCAAAAGTTATATGAAGAAGGATATATAACTTATATGAGAACTGATTCTTTTTTCTTAAGTAATCATGCAATTAAAAAAGCAAGAAATTATATAAAAAATTATTATGGTAATAACTTTTTACCTATAAAACCTAATATATATCTTAATAAAAAATATTCCCAAGAAGCGCATGAAGCAATCCGTCCTACAGATGTAGAAGTAACTACAATTAATCAAAATAGAATGAGTTCTGATGCTATTAAATTATATAAATTAATTTGGAATCGCTTTATAGCTTGTCAAATGAAATCAAAAAAATATAAATCTATTATAATAAAAGTAATTACAGATAAATTTAAATTAAAAACATCTGTAAATATTATACTATTTAAAGGTTGGACAAAAATAATACAAAAATCAAATATAATTACATGTAATTTTTCAGAAATTAACGTAGGTGATATTTTATTTATAGAAAAAATTTTACCAACTAAAATTTTTACTAAACCATCTCCAAGATTTAATGAAGCATCATTAGTTCGGGAATTAGAAAAAAAAGGGATTGGAAGACCTTCAACTTATGCAAGTATAATTACAAAAATAAAAGATAAAGGATATTTAAAAATTGAAAATAATAAATTTTATGCTACTAAAATAGGTGCGATTCTTATTAATCAATTAAAAAAATGTTTTACTGATTTAGTTGATTATGATTTTACTGCTCGTATGGAAAAAAAACTTGATCAAATTTCTGATAATAAAATTTCTTGGAAAAATGTACTTAATATATTTTTTGAAAATTTTTCTAAACAATTTGAGCAAGCAAAAAAACCCCCAGAAGAAGGTGGAATGGCAAATAACATTACTATTTTAACAAATATTAATTGTTCTATTTGTAATAAAAAAATGGGTATTAAAACAGCTATTACAGGTGTATTTTTAAGTTGCTCAGGATATAATTTAAAACCCAAAGAACGTTGTAAAAATACTATAAATTTAATTTCATTAAATGATGCTAATTTGATTAATAAAGATAATATGACAATTAAAAAATTAAAAAGAAAATGTGAAAAATGTCATATTATAATGGATGAATATTTAATTAATGACAAATTAAAAATTTATATTTGTACAAATAGTCCTATATGTACAATTTTTTATATTAAAAAAGGAAAGTTTGAAAGTCCTATTTATTTATCTAAAACATTATATTGTGAAAAATGTAAAAATAATATGTTATTAAAAATAGGAAAATTTGGTAAATTTTTTATGTGTGTTAATAAAATGTGTAAAAATACAAGAAAAATTTTATCTAATGGTGAAATAGCACAACCTAAATTAGAACCTATTCCATTTCCGGATATATCCTGTATTAAATCTGATGCATGGTTTGTTTTGCGAGAAGGAATATCTGGTATTTTTTTTGCTGCTCATACTTTTCCTAAATCAAGAGAAACAAGATCTCCCCTTGTTGAAGAATTAGCTCAATTTAAACATTTATTACCTAAGAAATTACATTATTTAGCTGATGCTCCAAAAACAGATAAAGAAGGAAATAAAACGATCGTTTGTTTTGACAAACTAAATAAAAAACAATATATTGCTTCGAAAAAAGAAGGTAAATTCACAGGTTGGTCAGCATTTTTTGTTAAAAATAAATGGTTGATTTCTAATAAATCATAA